The following nucleotide sequence is from Nymphalis io chromosome Z, ilAglIoxx1.1, whole genome shotgun sequence.
GCAACTATCAGTACAATTAAATTCATTAGAATTTGAGTCAccgagaaatatttttaaattttggcaTTTGATACAATCCATCGACGTCGGTCCAGTACAACCTCTACATTCATGATGACAAGGAGTGCAAAGCCGATTGACTTCATCGGTAAAGTGGTCCGAGGGACATTCGTCTTCACATTGATCACCTCGTTTGAATCCATTACAAACTTGACACACTTGTTGATGTATTCCAAAACCGGTGCATTTGTAACACAGTGGGTGACATTTCCTGCACACCACTTTAACTTTTCCTTCAAGGGGCTTTACATTACCTACCCACTCATTATAATATCCATCAGGACAAGGTTCGTTTTCTTTTAGACAGCTTTCGACAGTTGCTTCTACACTGATTATGGCTTTCTTACAAGAGTTGCATCCTCCCTCACCTACAGTGTTATTAGATCCCGTGCATCCATTAAAACAATTCTGGTGACAGGGTTGACATGTTCCATTTTCGGTTGCGTATCTAGAAGCTGGACATACTGCGACACAGTATGGCCCATCACGCACGTGCTTGCATTTAGTACAATTAGCTCTGGTCGGTCCCGTACATCCATCCAAGCACTCCGCATGGCACTGCTTACAAGTTTTCGTACCCGCCTTGTATAATctgaaataatatgttttatattatgaccTGTTATTCAATGTTATAAgtgtataagtaatataattccTGAATAtggcaaaaacaaaaataagaagATGTAAGGTGGCATTTTCTCTGAAGGGGAGCTCTAATTTtgcaatttattacattaaaaagaaCTATTAAGAACAATAAAATTGCTAAACAGAATAAGAAGGCtaatctcaatttttatttatcgctGGTCAAGATGTTATTTTTAACCCTAAAGTAgttgttattatgataattgaaaacatatacaagtacattagtatatagaataattaaaaatataaaacaaaaaccgcTCCATCCCTCTAAGATTTCGAAGACAGAAGACGTatagtatacttttttttaataccgaCGTTAATGATAAAGTTTAAACAATAAAGCAAagtgtaaaaaattattaatggaaATAATTCGTGTCAGATAGACgcgattttaaaaacattttaaatatttgggcTCTTAGTCTTTCTTCGAGGTCTGCGCTACTTAAAATTAGTGACAAAAATGTCTGACGAAATGACTTAGGAGCACTTATTTTTGTTCGTTTCTAATAATTACTTGTCGCGATAATCGAGTGTTGGATGTCTGCATTATGGATTTTCATTGTTTCAAGGATGATTTCGGCTATTAGCCTTAGAGGAAGATATGACACATTTGAAGCTTAACTGACAAACACAGCAACGTACATAGGACTTTAATTAACtggacaatatattataaactattacaaaaaaaaaactaaaatatggaAGGCTCAATAAAGCAAACAAGACATACAATACATCCCATActcttacaatatttataagacacttataaaaaatacagacCCTGGAAGCACTGTGCAGTTCTGTATACATGTTTCTCCGAATTTATAGTTTTCGCAGTACAGGCACTGGTCTGGTCCAGGTCCCCAGCATCCATCTGATGAACATTCAGTGTCACACACCAAATTTGCTTTTTCTGTTAATggaataaatgaaacaaaaataacgtGAATGATATGATAAACAAAAAGgatggtaaaaaataaataaaataaacagaaaaatcgCTTTGCAAAATTTAAACCAGCTGTTAGTATTGTTAACATCATATtggtgaaaaaatatatttcgcgtGCATTTGGCAAGAGCTTATATTAGTTACAGTAATTTTTTAAACGTCGCAAATGCAGtacttaaatacaataaaaaagaaaacgtaAATGAGGATCCTCACAAAAACGCAACGCATAATACACTCACCACAGTTCCTTGTGTCGCTATTCTTCTGAATTATTTGCTTATGGTCTTTTGATTTTACTAACTTATGCCATGCAATTTTTTCGGCAAAACAGAGCTGTCGATTTTCCATAATTGCTATTGCACCAGAATTTActctttttaaagattttagtcCAAGCGattttaaagatgtttttacaatataaagagAGGCAAACAAGTTTTCGACTACTTGTCGTCCTCCAATCACTTCTAAGTTTCTAAAGTAAGAGAGATTGGTGAAATTCGGATGGTGAGCTTGAACATTCAAATAGCCGGTCACTTCGCGGACTGTATTAAAAACCTCGAGAGCATTTGGTTCCATTTTTGGGTAGCGATCTCCAAACGAATAATCCGGATTTATCTGCTGAAAACCAGTGAAAGTCATCTCTAGTATTTCAATAGAACCGTCAATAATAGTGCAATCTTTGAAACTGTCGATGTTTCCGGAGTGAATAGGTTTTTCCGCGCGGCAAGTCTTCGGGCAAGTCACATTGCAAGGAATACACTCTCCGTTAACTGCAGTTTTATTAGGAGGGCAGCTACGCACACAGGCTCCGTTGTCTTTTAATAGATGTTCAGGGCAGTTTCTTACACAAGTTGCGCCATAAGCATATTTCCCGTCAGGGTTTGGCTCCCAGGAATAGGTAGTAGGGTTATATTTCTGCATTGGCGGGCATTCTTGAGAACACGTTCCTTCGTCATAAAAATTACGACATGCAAGGCATTGACTTGGCAATGGACCCGTACAACCTCCAGCGCAGAAGGTATTGCAACAATCTCTAGGATTAGGTCCGAAACAACGCCCTTGAGCGCACTGCGGGCTGCAAttagtttttgaaaatttttggcAATTATGAGCCCCATCGCCCCAACAACCAGCTTCGCAGCTCGGATGACACGGTGGACAATCTCTCTCGGGTACACTAAAGCTATATACGAATACATAGGTTGCATTTATGCCCGTTATTATTTCATCCcaatttatagttttgacatggCACAGGTTATAGTTATTGTAAATGCCTACACTACCTCGCAAGACATCTCGTAACGCGGGAAGTTCTAGTGTAAGGGCGGAAGACATTGTGACCAGCATAGCGAATTCTTCTTCTCGGACTTTCAATTTAAATAGTGTTCGACCGCGAATGATCTGCAATTGCGGAAGAATGATTTGTGCTACTCTGACATACGAAATGAGTACGTAGCCAGTCACTTCTCTGATGTGTTGCAGGAATGACAAGTCCATGGTTTCATTCTGAAGCCATGTTAGTTCTAGATTGCCATCGACGTATGTGCAGTTGGTGAAGCGATCGCGCAGGTTTCTATAATGGGTGTCGCGATTTGAAGGCACCGACATCCGACCATTGGTGCCAATGCATACTGTAAAAGAAgagaaatacattttaatacaacaatcccaaaaagcaaataattttaagagAACTTAAAAATATCACTACTTAAGAAATTTCCgagagtaatataatatatatataaaagtaataataataagtaatataatatataaatattatttataattatatgccATTATATTATATCGTATGTTATTTGACTCAATTTATTACATGTCAAGTGAATGTAACTATGTCCAAATAAGGTATGAAAACGTGTGTTGTCTACAGCACCTAGCGGAGAACGGTGGGCGGCCAGCGATAAGCGTAGAGCGACGAGCGGGTAGCGGAAAGCGAGTGGAGAGAAGAGGCGCGTGGAGTGAGGAGGCGGTACCATGTGGGCGGGCTGACGGCACCGAAGCCAGTTTTCTCTACTACGCTACACGTAACACCGCTATTTGTGATTAAAGTATGAAAATAGCCTACAATGCCGCTTTGTTATGTTACACGGAATTAAGATGTAAAACAAATGCGTATATGTATACGAATTGGTGTCCTATTAAACATTTTCCGTTagacagtttatttttataatgcaaaTAGCTATGCTAGCTtgcttttttagttttaaatgttttgtttgtaacagttaaaaatatacaagttttttggaaacaaatatttattacttatgttttgtaaatgaattaaatttaacttttaatgcgATATTGAGAATAAAAGATCAAGTGACAAATCTCAATGGCGAAAtcgtcaaaatataatatttcagtctTCGGCGAAGTACAGTATccgtttaataattaaaattatttcagacGCACTTGATATTTCGTAAAACGATATTTAGAAGTTTCTacttaaagatttttaaatccCAAACTattgtttgtattaataaagtttagCTGCGTCTGCGTCGAATcacaaaaaattgttttaaccgCATTGTTACGTTGAGTGCGTCGAGTCTACCGAGACGTCATTCGATACGTTGTTGACTCGAAATTCAGGTAATTTCGTTAGTCTTATTGCCTGATTTCAAGTATTCGAGTCCTTTGTTGTTATAGGAATTAAAAATCATTCAACTGAGTTATTTCTTGTTACGTTCATTTCTTTATCTACCCTATTCTGTCAAGGTATCATGATTTTTACTTACACTTGGAGGAAGAGGATATCATTTTCATACCCTACTCCATGTCCGTGCTTATATATGATAGTACGTTATCGTATTTTAaccaatgaaatattaaaacatgcCAAAAATAACTTGCATAATATGGAaagcaaaaaaaacaaaatgaaatgaaatgagaaCAAAATGAAATGGATGGTCGTATTCACAAATTCCGAAAGCGTATATGTTATTACGActtattgtaaaacaaattccccccgccgcgtctgtatctgaacgcgataaactcataAACAACCGATAGGATTTACATACTGTTTTCAACCAAGGTGCGGATTGGTTTTTATGGAAGGTTTAGTAGAATAAgtcattaaaatttgttataaaatgaaagttCTTATTGCCACGCGCCGTGTAAACTATAGAGTTATATGAATAGCGATACAAAAGTTTTATGAAGATCCTTATTCTACTACTCGGATATCATGTATAGAAAAATTCGTGCTTTATCGAATCctggtttttgttttttaatcttaaaaataaatctacttataaaaaatatattttaattttcttgatCATGGTCCCTTATCCATCCtttaatgctattttttttagttgtgccatttgattattatattaaaaataagttactcttttgttaagtatatttaatgcCTTCATTATTTGGCCGGTCACGGTGTTCACGCCCACGTCATAATATAACCAACTTCAAACGTTGCTGGATAGTGCGGAACATGCTCGAAATTTATGACTGTTGGATTGGGTCGCTTATCGTGTGGGTAGTAGAAATCTGGTGTCCGGTCGACCCAGTTGCACAGCCGATGACACAAGTGATAGTATTGATGTGGAAGTTGCGACGCGCTCACTGCCTCCGTTCAATCACCGATGCAAAGCAGATAAAAGCGAAAACGGTTAGTTTGTACGGGACtgcgtaaaaataaaaattcaccaTACACCGTACATACAACTAAAAACGTTTGTCGACGCTCAATGTCAAAAATGAcgttaattcaaaatatttacgaataaaACTATTTCCTGTAATCATGAAGGCAGGCAGTAATAGGGCAGGAAATATTGTTGCAATTTCCTCAGTATGCAGTGTGTGTGCCTCTCCCTTCGCCGCGCAGCGACCGTCTCTACACACGGTGGATGCTCAGCGTGTAAAGCTCGGAGACTGGTTTGTCTCAGGCCAATGTTTTTATCCAGTTACTTACATTCTGAAGCATTGGAACCAGTTTTGATCCACTAACATTTCATTCGGGCAACGCAGCCTTTCACTACAGTTCCTTATTGTGCTCGCTAGCTCGTAGGGCGTGTTAACATTCCTACTCGGGAAAAGAGATGCGAACCATTTATAATGAgccaactttttaaatttttttgcgAAAAAATACAGATTCAAAACTTTCTTTATATCTGTTTCTTTCATAAGAATGATTTCTAATAAACATTCGAAAATGAAAGCATATTTGATGAGGATAATTTTTCTATGTTTGAAACATAACGACGAGACGAGAGAcaaaatgacgagccggttggcgtggttggtagaacacttgcctttcacgccgaaggttgtgggtcgattcccacccaggacagacatttgtgtgcatgaacatgtctgtttgtcctgagtctgggtgtaattatctatataagtatgtatttacaaaaaaaaagtagtatatgtagtatatcagttgtctggtttccatagcacaagctttgtataagcttaatttgggatcagatggccgtgtgtgaaaaatgtcccaggatatataacGATACCATTCATACGTATGGGAACGTGATGActtatgcatttataatatatgtattaattacttaatggagcaaattaatctattttgactcaaaaatattaattagaatattaataaaatacaagttttttttatacttaattataatattctgacAGATTTCGATAAAATATTCTTGTCGAATATGTGAATGAAGAATCAAAAAAACGCATCAGTATAACTAGATATGATAATAAGCCGAGCGACTCAATACGATTCATTGATGACACCATCTGCATATTtcgaaacataattatttaatgcccGAAcgagttttaataattatatgaaaaatatttatttaaataatcattgtttTACCTTAATTCGTACCGTGTCTGTCACATGTCGCTTAGTAGAAAATTATTTGccaaataaaatcttaattatgaAAACATGTTATCATAACtaggatttaatttaatttgacatttaaataacatttgatGCTCTTTTAACGCCTTAAACATTTTCTTCTAGACGAGTATTAAATAggaaaaaaatagattataaaataaaatatatttaaattgtacccAAAAAATATTCCGTGACACATATTATTAAACGTATAATCTAATTTTTTACGTAGTTTAAAATATCCTTTTCAATTCAAAGCCAACGAAAAAATCGTTTGATATGTTTATTATCATATCATGTATCACAATGGTATTCTTTGAAAGCTTTTCGAAAACTAACTAAAATAAAGAAATCTATaagttaactaaatatttatcaaaaatatttaattaaagaatttcATAGCACGATCATTACTGGCCCGGAGCAGAGTTGAAAATGTTTTCCGGTTATTCAAAATATTGGATACATTATTTCGACATTCAATACTTAACATAGAACTATTCGGGTCAAAAAACTCCGTGACTTATAGAATCTTGCATCTCATTAGACTTGATTGACTTTGAAATTAAATGCGTATTGTAAATTATgtactaaataatttttaatcaagaaatttttgattaaataattagtttgttCCACCTTAAGCCTTATTTATGTTAGTTTTTGAcgaaaagtataaattatatactcaGCAATTCACAAGCTTATAAGCGGATATTATAAAGCAGGAATATTATCTGATCCTTTGTAAAAGTTAAGGGTCAgtaggtttttataataaagttacttttattttatttcatgtttaaacTTCGCGAATGGTGCATAAGAGTATGTTTCTTTCTCCAACAAGGAAGTAGTTTAGTTGCCTTATTAAGTAAGGGAAcacttttaattgaataaaatatatgttttttttagttatattttatgacgAAACAcggaaatgttaataataaatagcatttgTGTTAATTTAGACCTCACCTTCCGTTTGCCTATTAAAGGTTAAATATTTCTGACAGcaacacaattaaaataatttcatctaTCAATAACTTCAGTTGAGTATTAGCAatatcaagaaaataaatatttattttatacaaaactattcTACATACCACTGCTAGGGACGCCTATAAAAGTCATACGTAAGAAATTTCTTCCAGAAAAATCGACCagtaaatcaaaattttaatttattctctcACTATGATGATTCCTAAAGATTGAATTTATTCAGAACTTAGACTTTGGCCGCaaatatcgtaataaaaatgTGCCCACAGAATGACaagtaatgatattatataatataaaagtagtaGAGCAGAAATGAACAAGCTGTTGATTATTTTTCGACTTACAAACCGTCTCTAATAGCATTGTAGCAAAACGTGTTTCTGATATCTTTTTAATCATCCACAACTAAAACAAGTTTACGATGTGGATATTACTCTCACTAAACGATCAATTTGTGTTTTCAAGCAAAAGATATAATTAAGAACAAACTactattcataatttaatttttactaacgAGATCGCGCGTTGGTGTTTTAAAAAGTTGCTCCATGCAGGTCTACGAATCCGTTAATTAGTATCGGTATCCATCCGTTTACAATGTATTATACAATATCGGTAATTACTTTGACTTGTCaacaaaaattgtaacaaattgttattgtttgtgACTCTGAaaataacaaacacaaaaatatttacaagccTATTAATACAATTGATCTAAAATTATGCTtcgatattgattttattttaatttattatttaaaattagggCTAGTAAAAAAATTGGTGCTTTGAAAGCCTTAATATATGAAACGAAATTCTGTAACAATGTACCCAGACGTATTTTGAACTTTGAATCGTAAAATTAGCGAGAAAAATACTGAAGTTGAAGAAAGTTTTGACCGAGAGTGGCAATAAATTACAGTTCAGCATAATGATttcttagttaaataataaataatatacatatttttatttacacccaaaaacatgtatacaatttatacaGTTTTGtctaaatctagggtttttacataagcaacCTCTGACttcaaaactaatataaattgcaaTATCAGAGTCAGCAATTCCTCGACAATTAATTGCACACTAGATTCGAACATATATTACGCGTAATTTACCATGTAGTCTACACGTATTCTTAGATTTCTTAATAGGGAATAGTTTTAAAGGTGTAGTAgaataaggaaaaaaaaacagttaatattttgtacgcGTGTGGATGTGTGTGTTtgcgtgtgtgcgtgcgtgtgtgcATTTATGATTATATGCGTATAAATAATAGTGTCGAGATTGACCATGTCATATTAACTACCTGTATGTCGTATTAGGTACCCATCTCCCTTTTTGTAAGGgtgaaatcaaaattatatatcatatggtATGTGTTCAAGTAGGTTCatacaagcacttttaaatctaCATTATACAAGATATTACTAAATTTAACCGGTtttagaatgtagattctacccagaagaaccggcaagaaattcaATAGTTACTCCTTTTCACAAATTAAATCACTCaggtatgttaattatatacaattaaatttaaatatcctgaataaaaataaacgaatatttaCTTCGcgctttttatcatctatataatcttgtattgaataatatgacttatttatttatttggatctccagcAGTTGTACATAGGACACattcaaattactttttacattaacttaaaactaactatgcacaaccgattacaggagaacacaccattcacaaacacaattacaaaatatacaaataaaaaatagaataaaaaacagaaaataaaaatatttaaataaagaacaaaaaccaaaaacagaaacaaaaggaagtaactaattaaatttatttattattttttatttacataagatttATTCATTgggaaaattaaataagaaaagttTTGCTCCAACATATATCcgcttaaaataatgatatagatgtaaatttaaaataaacaacactaTGAGGAGAGCTTTCTACCCGTCCATTAGACATCTATTATGTAGTATgctaacttataaaatatatgttttttgattattataaatcttcCATAAAAAGATGTTATAGTTTTCGCAATGTTCGTTTGGAAAGCGTCCTgactgatattaatatttactccAACTAAGTTTATAAGCTCATGTTGAAAGGTATGCTAGTGGATAGaactttttagtatatataaataagtttgtagTATACAAATATGGAGAAAACAACAGAAAATCGTTTTTGTAatggtaataattaataatcgtatagacgacaaaatattttttacctatTTGTTACTTTGATTCATGAAAAGATAGTAAATttcaagttttaaatttaagctttaAGATCTACTTAATTTTTAGCGGAGAACGAATTCTGCGTAGGCGCCAATGttcacacatacataaatattatacatataaacccACACAATAACAGCTGTATACATTGATACAGATGCATTTCGTATTTTCATGTaagacaaaacattttatttagttattttgacAAGAAAATTGATAGCCATACTAGTTAAGGAGtaggtacatacataaataacattttagtttctcTACAATTACGAGTAGAAATACTCTCTATGTATATACATAGCAATGCTTCGAGTTAGCACACTGCGTTATGTTATGATCGTTAGCAAGCAGCTCGTTCGAAGCGAGGTCTAAGCTGTTAGGTTTGCTGGGCGCGCTAATTGTTTGCTAAATTATGCTTAGGCAGTTGAAGATATCACCATGTATCTCAatcaactatttaaaataaaataacactttaATATGTTTCGAAGTATGAAGGAATGATGACGAAACTATAAAGAATGAATTGTATGAAGGATTtccttattttaaagtatttttttttctataaattaactCACAGTAATGCCGAGAATACCGTAGGTGTAACAAGTTGCAATATCGACAACacgatgttattattttttccttattCATGAACTGTATTTTAAAGATCACCATCCTTTATAGCTCGAGTGCTTGCGAATAATGCACCCACGCGCACCTTGCTTTCATTTCGAACCTTTTCAAAGAACCGGACTGGACGTTGAGAGTGATTGTCTTTGAAAACAATATCCCTGTCGAAGGTATAATAGTACGTAATTGTGGAGCCTCGCTTAGCCGGCACTAGCGCCTGTCGCTGAACCTCATTCCGCCTTACAAGCTATACAAACCTACGTTTGTTAGTTCGAGATAAgctctgtttattttattccagCGATTAGCGCGCAACGAGTTGTTATTTAacctaaatttaaagttttatgatattatattatggcACTGAATCGgacaatttacatttttaagaaaacattatatttaaaaatcgcaTCACACGTAAACAAGAACGCAAACCAACTGTGTGTCCGATACTAGGACTTCGCAAGGACGAATCGATGAGGTCGTTAGTATAGTTCCCATCAGCATATGAGTCGCGCCGGGCACTTACTCTTTCCTTTGACGAACTCGGAATGCTTGTGCCGAGCGGGCACAACATGGTGCAGGCGGCGAGCGCGCGCTGCGCTCACCCCCGACAGCGGGGCCAGCGCGCCGACCGCGCACAGGCACCACAACAAGGCACGAGCAGCCAACATGCTGCGACATCACTCGCGACAAACACGGCCCACTACCGACCGCCGCAACCTTCCATCGTGGACTGGCCCGCCCGGTTTTCGAACCTCACCGTGCGCGGGCGCCGCCATAGAGATATACATAAATAGAGCGaccgattattttttttggcgggaaaaatatttatttttacatttattctcattaaaataaaataaaaaattatcaacttagtgtaaattgatatttaattaaatatctcatGAATTTAGCACAAGTCTTCCTGTTattgaatgtaattaattttattatttaagtttgggcagccaataaatatttatgactcaatatagtattttattttttggttaactaattaaaaatatatgattataaattaagaaagtGTACAAGGTTGAAGTTTATTTCATTTggttta
It contains:
- the LOC126780465 gene encoding epidermal growth factor receptor isoform X1, giving the protein MLAARALLWCLCAVGALAPLSGVSAARARRLHHVVPARHKHSEFVKGKICIGTNGRMSVPSNRDTHYRNLRDRFTNCTYVDGNLELTWLQNETMDLSFLQHIREVTGYVLISYVRVAQIILPQLQIIRGRTLFKLKVREEEFAMLVTMSSALTLELPALRDVLRGSVGIYNNYNLCHVKTINWDEIITGINATYVFVYSFSVPERDCPPCHPSCEAGCWGDGAHNCQKFSKTNCSPQCAQGRCFGPNPRDCCNTFCAGGCTGPLPSQCLACRNFYDEGTCSQECPPMQKYNPTTYSWEPNPDGKYAYGATCVRNCPEHLLKDNGACVRSCPPNKTAVNGECIPCNVTCPKTCRAEKPIHSGNIDSFKDCTIIDGSIEILEMTFTGFQQINPDYSFGDRYPKMEPNALEVFNTVREVTGYLNVQAHHPNFTNLSYFRNLEVIGGRQVVENLFASLYIVKTSLKSLGLKSLKRVNSGAIAIMENRQLCFAEKIAWHKLVKSKDHKQIIQKNSDTRNCEKANLVCDTECSSDGCWGPGPDQCLYCENYKFGETCIQNCTVLPGLYKAGTKTCKQCHAECLDGCTGPTRANCTKCKHVRDGPYCVAVCPASRYATENGTCQPCHQNCFNGCTGSNNTVGEGGCNSCKKAIISVEATVESCLKENEPCPDGYYNEWVGNVKPLEGKVKVVCRKCHPLCYKCTGFGIHQQVCQVCNGFKRGDQCEDECPSDHFTDEVNRLCTPCHHECRGCTGPTSMDCIKCQNLKIFLGDSNSNEFNCTDSCPVDIPHKIYFDELLQNPIDEPYCSALANGLPNMATAKISTVIVVILVLALILLVILAIIGYTCRQKAKAKKEAVKMTMVLTGCEDNEPLRPTNVKPNLAKLRIVKEAELRRGGMLGFGAFGKVYKGVWVPEGENVKIPVAIKVLKEGTGANSSKEFLEEAYIMASVEHPNLLQLLAVCMTNQMMLITQLMPLGCLLDYVRTYKEKIGSKAFLNWCTQIARGMAYLEEKRLVHRDLAARNVLVQTPNCVKITDFGLAKLLDINEDEYKAAGGKMPIKWLALECVQHRIFTHKSDVWAFGVTIWEILSYGARPYANISARNVPELIENGLKLPQPSICTLDIYCIMVSCWMLDADSRPTFKQLADTFAEMARDPGRYLVIPGDKFMRLPSYSTQDEKELIRNLSSAMDGPEPLVEADEYLQPKFNAIPGSTTTNTTVTIEAQSSKPCASATWVNNITGQEGAIIDTSNRSEGWDRDLLRYNNSRNPDGTEIRHYYNNGVCASDSSNSRYCSDPMKGRQDCMESKFDSISKVKEAQVGNLKLNLPLDEDDYLMPSPQHTQNASAYMDLIGEAGESNDTKDLRYSDFVANKRCIDNPEYLMSEQNIPPQTLGIPTEPVPLESLGNSESSTGETTPRPGTSKYLPQKSVEEESMSDHEYYNDLQRELQPLRRNETTV